A portion of the Phoenix dactylifera cultivar Barhee BC4 unplaced genomic scaffold, palm_55x_up_171113_PBpolish2nd_filt_p 000807F, whole genome shotgun sequence genome contains these proteins:
- the LOC120107263 gene encoding U-box domain-containing protein 44-like: MAEDREGNYDSSSHSNENNHEQLHIEPIYEAFLCPLTKQIMRDPVTLESGQTFEREAIEKWFKECRGSGRKPICPLTLKELNCTDLNPSIALRNTIEEWTQRNEAAQLDKACRSLTLGSAESDVLQALNFVTYICQKSRSSKHVVRDADLIPMISGMMKSSSRRVRCKALETLRIVAEEDNDNKEAMAAGDTIRTIVKFLSHEHSQEREEAVSLLYELSKSECVCEKIGGVNGAILILVGMSSSKSENILTVERAEKTLENLEKCEKNVRQMAENGRLQPLLTLLLEGSPETQLSMAAYLGELVLSNDVKVFVTQTAGSALVDIMRSGSKEARESALKALNQISSYETSAKILIQAGILPPLMNDLFTVGANQLPMRLKEVSATVLANIVSSSAGIESIPLGHDHQTLVSEDIVHNLLHLISNTGPAVESKLLQVLVGLTSSSTTVLNIVAAIKSSGATISLIQFVEAPQRDLRMASIKLLHRISPYMGQELADALCGTACQLSSLIKVIAENNGISEEQAAAIGLLADLPEGDSRLIRRLLDEGAFDIIISKVVRIRQGETRGSRFVTPFLEGLVRVLSRLTYILEDESDIVSLARDHNLAALFTDLLQMSGLDRVQMVSAMALENLSKQSKHQTRIPVVPEQGFCCSIFPCLSKQPVVTGLCRVHHGICSMKESFCLLEGKAVEKLVACLDHTNGKVVEAALAALCTLLDDGVDIEQGVMALCDADGIKPILEVLRENQTEILRQRAVWAVERILRTDDIAYEISGDQNVGTALVEAFRHGDYRTKQIAERALKHVDKLPNFSGIFPKMGG, translated from the exons ATGGCAGAAGATCGGGAGGGAAATTATGATTCTAGTAGCCACTCCAATGAGAATAATCATGAACAGTTGCACATTGAGCCTATTTATGAGGCCTTTCTCTGCCCACTTACGAAACAAattatgagggatcctgttacaCTAGAGAGTGGGCAGACCTTTGAGAGGGAAGCTATTGAGAAGTGGTTCAAGGAATGCAGGGGCAGTGGAAGGAAGCCAATTTGCCCATTGACACTGAAAGAGCTAAATTGCACTGACCTGAACCCTAGTATTGCTCTAAGGAATACTATTGAAGAATGGACCCAAAGAAATGAAGCTGCTCAGCTTGATAAAGCTTGTAGATCTCTCACTTTAGGAAGCGCAGAAAGTGATGTTTTACAAGCTCTAAACTTTGTCACTTATATTTGCCAGAAAAGCAGGTCCAGTAAGCATGTTGTAAGGGATGCGGACTTGATACCTATGATTTCTGGCATGATGAAGAGTAGCAGCAGGAGAGTGCGATGCAAAGCATTAGAAACTCTTCGTATTGTGGCTGAAGAAGACAACGACAATAAG GAAGCTATGGCTGCAGGGGACACCATTCGTACTATTGTAAAGTTCTTGTCACATGAGCATTcccaagaaagagaggaagctgTCTCTCTTTTATATGAGCTTTCAAAATCTGAATGTGTGTGTGAAAAGATTGGTGGGGTCAACGGAGCAATTCTTATACTAGTTGGGATGTCAAGTAGTAAATCAGAAAACATTTTGACTGTTGAGAGAGCTGAGAAAACACTAGAGAATCTGGAAAAGTGTGAAAAAAATGTGAGGCAAATGGCTGAAAATGGTAGACTGCAGCCCCTTCTTACCCTGCTCCTTGAAG GTTCACCTGAAACACAGCTCTCTATGGCTGCATATCTCGGGGAGCTTGTTTTGAGCAATGATGTGAAAGTATTTGTCACCCAAACTGCAGGCTCAGCACTGGTTGATATCATGAGGAGTGGGAGCAAGGAAGCAAGAGAATCTGCTCTCAAGGCATTGAACCAGATTTCATCCTATGAAACAAGTGCCAAGATACTAATCCAAGCTGGCATTCTCCCCCCTCTCATGAATGACCTTTTCACTGTTGGTGCCAACCAGCTCCCCATGAGGCtgaaggaagtctctgcaacaGTTCTTGCTAATATTGTGTCTTCAAGTGCTGGTATTGAGTCTATCCCACTTGGTCATGACCACCAAACCTTGGTCTCGGAAGACATTGTTCATAATCTACTACATCTCATCAGCAACACAGGTCCTGCAGTTGAGTCTAAGCTCCTTCAGGTCCTCGTTGGACTTACAAGTTCTTCCACAACTGTTCTAAACATAGTGGCTGCCATCAAAAGCTCTGGTGCTACCATCAGCTTGATTCAATTTGTGGAAGCTCCACAGAGGGATCTCCGCATGGCTTCTATTAAACTCCTCCATCGCATTTCACCTTACATGGGTCAAGAGCTGGCAGATGCCCTTTGTGGTACTGCTTGCCAGCTCAGCAGCTTGATCAAGGTCATCGCAGAGAATAATGGGATCTCTGAAGAGCAAGCAGCTGCTATTGGGCTTCTAGCTGATCTTCCCGAGGGGGACTCACGCCTCATTAGGCGTCTTCTGGATGAGGGGGCCTTCGACATAATCATTTCCAAAGTTGTCAGGATTCGGCAAGGGGAGACTCGTGGTAGTCGTTTTGTCACTCCCTTTCTTGAAGGGCTTGTAAGAGTTCTCTCAAGGCTGACATATATTCTGGAGGATGAATCTGATATCGTATCCCTTGCTCGCGATCATAATCTTGCTGCACTTTTCACTGATCTTCTTCAGATGAGTGGGCTTGATAGGGTACAAATGGTCTCTGCTATGGCATTGGAGAATCTCTCAAAACAGtcaaaacatcaaacaagaATTCCGGTTGTCCCGGAGCAAGGATTTTGTTGTTCTATATTCCCATGTCTCAGTAAGCAGCCTGTTGTAACTGGCTTGTGTCGAGTCCACCATGGGATCTGTTCTATGAAGGAGAGCTTCTGTCTGTTAGAAGGGAAGGCAGTGGAGAAGTTGGTTGCCTGTTTGGACCATACAAATGGGAAGGTTGTGGAGGCTGCCTTGGCAGCCCTGTGCACGCTGTTGGATGATGGTGTGGACATCGAGCAAGGTGTGATGGCGCTATGTGATGCAGATGGGATTAAACCAATACTTGAGGTATTGCGGGAGAACCAAACAGAGATACTCAGGCAACGAGCTGTTTGGGCTGTTGAGAGAATTTTGCGGACGGATGACATAGCTTACGAGATTTCAGGAGATCAAAATGTGGGGACGGCTTTAGTTGAAGCTTTTAGGCACGGTGACTATCGAACAAAGCAGATTGCCGAACGAGCACTGAAGCATGTAGATAAGTTGCCCAACTTTTCTGGAATATTTCCTAAGATGGGAGGTTGA
- the LOC103698431 gene encoding pyrophosphate-energized membrane proton pump 3, producing MNSSHAVAMDDEMENGMGSYQERPRTFPSMRSKSYAPWIVRIFMGINPRGLFVLLLLAFGAVFYVGASTSPIIVFVLSICIISFFFSIYLAKWVLAKDEGPPEMSQISDAIRDGAEGFFRTQYGTISKMAILLALVILGIYLFRTTTPQQESSGLGRSTSAYITVAAFLLGALCSGIAGYVGMWVSVRANVRVSSAARRSAREALQIAVRAGGFSAIVVVGMAVIGVAVLYATFYVWLGVDSPGSMKVTDLPLLLVGYGFGASFVALFAQLGGGIYTKAADVGADLVGKVEQGIPEDDPRNPAVIADLVGDNVGDCAARGADLFESIAAEIISAMILGGTMAQRCKIEDPSGFILFPLVVHSFDLVVSSVGILSIRGIRESGLIVPIEDPMMILQKGYSVTIFFAVLAFGLSTRWLLYTEQAPSAWLNFALCGLVGIITAYLFVWITKYYTDYKHEPVRMLALSSATGHGTNIIAGVSLGLESTALPVLVISVAIIAAYWLGHTSGLVDETGNPTGGLFGTAVATMGMLSTAAYVLTMDMFGPIADNAGGIVEMSHQPESVREITDVLDAVGNTTKATTKGFAIGSAALASFLLFSAYMDEVASFAHVPFKQVDIAVPEVFVGGLLGSMLIFVFSAWACSAVGKTAQEVVNEVRRQFIERPGIMDYKEKPDYGRCVAIVATASLREMIKPGALAIISPIVIGLLFRILGHFTSQPLLGAKVVASMLMFATVAGILMALFLNTAGGAWDNAKKYIETGVLGGKGSDCHKAAVTGDTVGDPFKDTAGPSLHVLIKMLATITLVMAPIFL from the exons ATTGTTCGGATATTTATGGGAATTAATCCCCGTGGCTTATTTGTTCTATTGCTCTTGGCATTTGGAGCTGTATTTTACGTTGGAGCCAGTACTTCACCAATTATTGTCTTCGTGCTTTCTATCTGTATCAtcagcttcttcttctccatttatcTCGCAAAGTGGGTTCTTGCAAAGGATGAGGGCCCCCCTGAAATGTCTCAG ATATCAGATGCCATACGAGATGGGGCGGAAGGTTTTTTCAGGACACAATATGGAACCATTTCCAAGATGGCAATATTACTAGCCCTTGTGATCCTCGGCATATATCTATTTCGTACTACTACTCCACAACAAGAGTCATCTGGCCTAGGAAG GTCGACATCTGCGTACATTACAGTTGCTGCTTTTCTTCTAGGGGCTCTTTGTTCAGGTATTGCTGGGTATGTCGGGATGTGGGTGTCGGTCCGTGCAAATGTTAGAGTTTCCAGTGCTGCTAGACGTTCTGCAAGGGAGGCATTGCAG ATTGCTGTACGTGCTGGTGGTTTCTCAGCCATTGTTGTCGTTGGCATGGCTGTAATAGGTGTGGCAGTCTTATATGCGACATTTTACGTTTGGCTGGGGGTTGATTCACCTGGTTCAATGAAGGTTACAGACT TGCCTCTTCTCCTTGTTGGATATGGTTTTGGTGCCTCATTTGTTGCCCTTTTTGCCCAATTGGGTGGTGGAATATACACTAAAGCAGCTGATGTTGGAGCTGATCTTGTTGGTAAAGTGGAGCAGGGAATACCCGAAGATGATCCTCGAAATCCTGCTGTGATTGCAGACTTG GTTGGTGATAATGTGGGTGACTGTGCTGCCCGTGGTGCTGATCTTTTCGAGAGTATAGCAGCAGAGATAATCAGTGCTATGATACTGGGAGGAACAATGGCTCAACGCTGCAAAATTGAAG ATCCATCTGGATTTATCCTGTTTCCTCTTGTTGTCCATTCTTTTGACTTGGTGGTATCATCAGTTGGAATACTCTCAATTAGAGGGATTCGTGAATCTGGACTAATTGTCCCTATAGAGGACCCAATGATGATACTTCAGAAAGGCTACTCTGTGACAATATTTTttgctgttttagcttttggtTTG TCTACTCGGTGGCTCCTTTACACTGAACAAGCACCTTCTGCATGGCTCAATTTTGCCTTATGCGGCTTGGTCGGTATCATAACGGCATATCTTTTTGTTTGGATCACCAAGTATTACACTGATTACAAGCATGAGCCTGTCCGCATGTTAGCCCTCTCAAGTGCCACAGGACATGGAACTAATATTATTGCAGGAGTGAGTTTGGGATTAGAATCAACAGCTCTCCCTGTTCTTGTGATAAGTGTAGCAATTATTGCAGCTTACTGGCTGGGGCATACATCAGGCTTGGTAGATGAAACTGGGAATCCAACTGGCGGTCTCTTTGGGACAGCCGTAGCAACAATGGGCATGCTTAGTACTGCTGCATATGTTCTCACCATGGATATGTTTGGCCCTATAGCTGACAATGCAGGTGGAATTGTAGAGATGAGCCACCAG CCAGAAAGCGTTCGGGAAATCACTGATGTTCTAGATGCTGTTGGTAACACTACAAAAGCTACCACAAAAGGATTTGCTATTGGGTCTGCAGCActtgcttccttccttcttttcagtgcatatatggaTGAAGTAGCTTCATTTGCTCACGTTCCTTTTAAGCAG GTTGACATAGCAGTTCCAGAGGTTTTTGTTGGTGGTTTATTGGGTTCTATGCTTATATTTGTTTTTAGTGCATGGGCCTGTTCAGCTGTTGGCAAAACTGCTCAGGAGGTTGTTAATGAAGTTAGACGCCAGTTTATTGAGAGGCCAGGTATAATG GACTATAAAGAAAAACCAGATTATGGCCGTTGTGTTGCCATTGTGGCAACAGCATCCTTGCGGGAAATGATAAAGCCTGGTGCTCTGGCAATTATATCACCTATAGTAATTG GATTGCTCTTCCGAATTTTGGGACACTTTACTAGCCAACCGCTACTTGGGGCGAAAGTTGTGGCCTCGATGCTTATGTTTGCAACAGTGGCTGGTATCCTTATGGCTCTCTTTCTGAACACCGCTGGAGGTGCCTGGGATaatgcaaaaaaatatatagagacTGGTGTACTTGGAGGGAAAGGCAGTGATTGTCACAAGGCAGCAGTTACTGGTGATAC AGTTGGTGATCCATTCAAAGACACTGCAGGGCCTTCGCTCCACGTCCTTATCAAAATGCTTGCGACCATTACATTGGTCATGGCCCCCATCTTTTTGTGA